From a single Eleginops maclovinus isolate JMC-PN-2008 ecotype Puerto Natales chromosome 18, JC_Emac_rtc_rv5, whole genome shotgun sequence genomic region:
- the LOC134880811 gene encoding oocyte zinc finger protein XlCOF6-like isoform X2 → MSDLEVQVGSILEMMVNATVTEISKVISGSAERYAEMSSCETEHTQGSSEEKVIQLSVFMMSLAREAVEKICQLYLDCSSLLQLEQYHISGQDNSAFKFTMTVKMRRNILEPTLTQGVSEMEDLRRRLKEAETELKLVLEGSGGQKEAEELTEELSEELMEELAEESGIEKEDRRAQNNGEAGEPVQSQRSRRKRRRGSSRDAGVQRSPIIHLWKGRTYEDSVQPVIIKEEGLEALADQASSDSGQYREDPCQDNDDDPDYQMEPDDPDDGDPGLTTRPKRVVKPKSLRGRVRKESQNQQPLSCKFCRKTFTKLLHLKAHQAVHGTSTEKPFRCSQCGRGFSFQRSLNAHILLHTGERPHTCDVCGKGFTLKQLLRNHQRLHAEVRPFRCEQCGKSFYRAHGLKMHQMVHTGERAYDCQYCSKSFTIQGNLQRHLRIHTGEKPFRCETCGKSFNQADTLKGHQRIHTGERPFSCETCGKCFIQKSALKMHQKTSHSGSRERSLACVACGTAVTCVDSLRKHLQTHAATIPCTCVICGRRLSSITDLRSHQQHHTVDRPHSCGLCGKSFKSSSYLKIHLKTHSGEKPFSCDTCGRMFTQHSSLKSHQVVHTGEKPFSCDTCGKCFSNTGNLNRHQRIHTGEKPFSCDTCGRSFNQGNSLKAHQQIHTGEKQFMCDKCGKSFSYLRNLKDHKCFYV, encoded by the exons ATGTCGGATTTGGAGGTACAGGTAGGCTCCATTTTGGAGATGATGGTAAATGCGACAGTAACAGAAATTAGTAAAGTTATCAGCGGGTCTGCGGAAAGATATGCAGAAATGTCATCATGTgagactgaacacacacaaggGTCCTCCGAGGAGAAG GTGATCCAGCTCAGCGTCTTCATGATGTCTCTGGCTCGAGAAGCTGTGGAGAAGATCTGCCAGCTTTACCTCGACtgttcctctctgctgcagctggag CAATACCACATTTCAGGTCAAGATAACTCAGCCTTCAAGTTTACAATGACCGTCAAAATGAGGAGAAACATTCTTGAACCTACG CTCACACAGGGGGTTTCAGAGATGGAGGACCTGCGGAGGAGACTGAAGGAGGCTGAGACGGAGCTAAAGTTGGTGCTGGAAGGCAGCGGAGGCCaaaaggaggcagaggagcTGACAGAAGAGCTGTCGGAGGAGCTGATGGAGGAGCTGGCGGAGGAAAGCGGCATAGAGAAGGAGGACAGGAGGGCTCAGAATAACGGAGAGGCAGGAGAACCTGTGCAGAGCCAGCGCTCGAGGAGGAAGCGTCGCAGAG GTTCTAGCAGAGATGCTGGAGTGCAGAGGTCCCCTATAATCCACCTGTGGAAAGGCAGAACATATGAG GACAGTGTCCAACCGGTGATAATAAAGGAGGAAGGCTTGGAGGCATTGGCGGACCAGGCGTCCTCTGACTCCGGTCAGTACAGAGAAGATCCGTGCCAGGACAACGACGACGACCCAGACTACCAG ATGGAGCCAGATGATCCAGATGACGGTGACCCGGGATTAACTACCAGACCTAAACGTGTTGTTAAGCCAAAGTCCCTTCGAGGTAGAGTGAGGAAGGAGAGTCAGAACCAGCAGCCTTTGAGCTGCAAATTCTGCAGGAAGACATTCACCAAACTGCTGCACCTGAAGGCTCACCAGGCCGTCCACGGGACCAGCACTGAGAAGCCTTTCCGCTGCTCTCAGTGCGGCAGAGGCTTCTCATTCCAGCGCAGCCTCAACGCTCACATTCTGCTTCATACAG GTGAGAGACCCCACACCTGTGATGTTTGTGGGAAGGGCTTCACTCTCAAGCAGCTGCTGAGGAACCACCAGCGCCTGCACGCCGAGGTCCGGCCGTTTCGCTGCGAGCAGTGCGGTAAGAGCTTCTACCGAGCCCACGGCCTAAAGATGCATCAGATGGTCCACACGGGGGAGCGGGCCTACGACTGCCAGTACTGCAGCAAGAGCTTCACCATACAGGGAAACCTGCAGCGCCACCTGCGCATTCACACCGGGGAGAAGCCCTTCAGGTGTGAGACTTGTGGCAAGAGCTTCAACCAGGCGGACACTCTGAAGGGCCATCAGCGGATACACACCGGGGAGCGTCCCTTCAGCTGCGAGACCTGCGGCAAGTGTTTCATCCAGAAGAGTGCCTTGAAGATGCACCAGAAGACTTCCCACTCAGGCTCCAGGGAGAGGTCTCTGGCCTGCGTGGCGTGCGGCACCGCAGTGACCTGTGTGGACTCGCTGCGCAAACACCTCCAGACCCACGCAGCGACCATCCCCTGTACGTGTGTGATCTGCGGCCGGCGGCTCAGCTCCATCACAGACCTGCGCTCGCACCAGCAGCACCACACCGTGGACCGGCCGCACAGCTGCGGGCTCTGCGGTAAGAGCTTCAAGTCGTCCAGCTACCTGAAGATTCACCTGAAGACGCATAGCGGGGAGAAGCCCTTCTCCTGCGACACCTGCGGACGCATGTTCACACAGCACAGCAGCCTTAAATCCCATCAG GTTGTCCACACGGGAGAGAAGCCGTTCAGCTGCGACACATGTGGGAAGTGTTTCAGCAACACGGGAAACCTGAACAGACACCAGCGCATCCACACCGGGGAGAAGCCATTCAGCTGCGACACGTGCGGCCGCAGCTTCAACCAGGGAAACAGCCTGAAAGCACACCAGCAGATACACACCGGGGAGAAACAGTTCATGTGCGACAAGTGCGGGAAGAGTTTCTCCTATCTGAGGAACCTGAAGGACCACAAGTGTTTCTACGTCTAA
- the LOC134880811 gene encoding oocyte zinc finger protein XlCOF6-like isoform X1, which yields MSDLEVQVGSILEMMVNATVTEISKVISGSAERYAEMSSCETEHTQGSSEEKVIQLSVFMMSLAREAVEKICQLYLDCSSLLQLEQYHISGQDNSAFKFTMTVKMRRNILEPTLTQGVSEMEDLRRRLKEAETELKLVLEGSGGQKEAEELTEELSEELMEELAEESGIEKEDRRAQNNGEAGEPVQSQRSRRKRRRVGSSRDAGVQRSPIIHLWKGRTYEDSVQPVIIKEEGLEALADQASSDSGQYREDPCQDNDDDPDYQMEPDDPDDGDPGLTTRPKRVVKPKSLRGRVRKESQNQQPLSCKFCRKTFTKLLHLKAHQAVHGTSTEKPFRCSQCGRGFSFQRSLNAHILLHTGERPHTCDVCGKGFTLKQLLRNHQRLHAEVRPFRCEQCGKSFYRAHGLKMHQMVHTGERAYDCQYCSKSFTIQGNLQRHLRIHTGEKPFRCETCGKSFNQADTLKGHQRIHTGERPFSCETCGKCFIQKSALKMHQKTSHSGSRERSLACVACGTAVTCVDSLRKHLQTHAATIPCTCVICGRRLSSITDLRSHQQHHTVDRPHSCGLCGKSFKSSSYLKIHLKTHSGEKPFSCDTCGRMFTQHSSLKSHQVVHTGEKPFSCDTCGKCFSNTGNLNRHQRIHTGEKPFSCDTCGRSFNQGNSLKAHQQIHTGEKQFMCDKCGKSFSYLRNLKDHKCFYV from the exons ATGTCGGATTTGGAGGTACAGGTAGGCTCCATTTTGGAGATGATGGTAAATGCGACAGTAACAGAAATTAGTAAAGTTATCAGCGGGTCTGCGGAAAGATATGCAGAAATGTCATCATGTgagactgaacacacacaaggGTCCTCCGAGGAGAAG GTGATCCAGCTCAGCGTCTTCATGATGTCTCTGGCTCGAGAAGCTGTGGAGAAGATCTGCCAGCTTTACCTCGACtgttcctctctgctgcagctggag CAATACCACATTTCAGGTCAAGATAACTCAGCCTTCAAGTTTACAATGACCGTCAAAATGAGGAGAAACATTCTTGAACCTACG CTCACACAGGGGGTTTCAGAGATGGAGGACCTGCGGAGGAGACTGAAGGAGGCTGAGACGGAGCTAAAGTTGGTGCTGGAAGGCAGCGGAGGCCaaaaggaggcagaggagcTGACAGAAGAGCTGTCGGAGGAGCTGATGGAGGAGCTGGCGGAGGAAAGCGGCATAGAGAAGGAGGACAGGAGGGCTCAGAATAACGGAGAGGCAGGAGAACCTGTGCAGAGCCAGCGCTCGAGGAGGAAGCGTCGCAGAG TAGGTTCTAGCAGAGATGCTGGAGTGCAGAGGTCCCCTATAATCCACCTGTGGAAAGGCAGAACATATGAG GACAGTGTCCAACCGGTGATAATAAAGGAGGAAGGCTTGGAGGCATTGGCGGACCAGGCGTCCTCTGACTCCGGTCAGTACAGAGAAGATCCGTGCCAGGACAACGACGACGACCCAGACTACCAG ATGGAGCCAGATGATCCAGATGACGGTGACCCGGGATTAACTACCAGACCTAAACGTGTTGTTAAGCCAAAGTCCCTTCGAGGTAGAGTGAGGAAGGAGAGTCAGAACCAGCAGCCTTTGAGCTGCAAATTCTGCAGGAAGACATTCACCAAACTGCTGCACCTGAAGGCTCACCAGGCCGTCCACGGGACCAGCACTGAGAAGCCTTTCCGCTGCTCTCAGTGCGGCAGAGGCTTCTCATTCCAGCGCAGCCTCAACGCTCACATTCTGCTTCATACAG GTGAGAGACCCCACACCTGTGATGTTTGTGGGAAGGGCTTCACTCTCAAGCAGCTGCTGAGGAACCACCAGCGCCTGCACGCCGAGGTCCGGCCGTTTCGCTGCGAGCAGTGCGGTAAGAGCTTCTACCGAGCCCACGGCCTAAAGATGCATCAGATGGTCCACACGGGGGAGCGGGCCTACGACTGCCAGTACTGCAGCAAGAGCTTCACCATACAGGGAAACCTGCAGCGCCACCTGCGCATTCACACCGGGGAGAAGCCCTTCAGGTGTGAGACTTGTGGCAAGAGCTTCAACCAGGCGGACACTCTGAAGGGCCATCAGCGGATACACACCGGGGAGCGTCCCTTCAGCTGCGAGACCTGCGGCAAGTGTTTCATCCAGAAGAGTGCCTTGAAGATGCACCAGAAGACTTCCCACTCAGGCTCCAGGGAGAGGTCTCTGGCCTGCGTGGCGTGCGGCACCGCAGTGACCTGTGTGGACTCGCTGCGCAAACACCTCCAGACCCACGCAGCGACCATCCCCTGTACGTGTGTGATCTGCGGCCGGCGGCTCAGCTCCATCACAGACCTGCGCTCGCACCAGCAGCACCACACCGTGGACCGGCCGCACAGCTGCGGGCTCTGCGGTAAGAGCTTCAAGTCGTCCAGCTACCTGAAGATTCACCTGAAGACGCATAGCGGGGAGAAGCCCTTCTCCTGCGACACCTGCGGACGCATGTTCACACAGCACAGCAGCCTTAAATCCCATCAG GTTGTCCACACGGGAGAGAAGCCGTTCAGCTGCGACACATGTGGGAAGTGTTTCAGCAACACGGGAAACCTGAACAGACACCAGCGCATCCACACCGGGGAGAAGCCATTCAGCTGCGACACGTGCGGCCGCAGCTTCAACCAGGGAAACAGCCTGAAAGCACACCAGCAGATACACACCGGGGAGAAACAGTTCATGTGCGACAAGTGCGGGAAGAGTTTCTCCTATCTGAGGAACCTGAAGGACCACAAGTGTTTCTACGTCTAA
- the LOC134880811 gene encoding gastrula zinc finger protein XlCGF26.1-like isoform X3, translated as MSDLEVQVGSILEMMVNATVTEISKVISGSAERYAEMSSCETEHTQGSSEEKVIQLSVFMMSLAREAVEKICQLYLDCSSLLQLELTQGVSEMEDLRRRLKEAETELKLVLEGSGGQKEAEELTEELSEELMEELAEESGIEKEDRRAQNNGEAGEPVQSQRSRRKRRRVGSSRDAGVQRSPIIHLWKGRTYEDSVQPVIIKEEGLEALADQASSDSGQYREDPCQDNDDDPDYQMEPDDPDDGDPGLTTRPKRVVKPKSLRGRVRKESQNQQPLSCKFCRKTFTKLLHLKAHQAVHGTSTEKPFRCSQCGRGFSFQRSLNAHILLHTGERPHTCDVCGKGFTLKQLLRNHQRLHAEVRPFRCEQCGKSFYRAHGLKMHQMVHTGERAYDCQYCSKSFTIQGNLQRHLRIHTGEKPFRCETCGKSFNQADTLKGHQRIHTGERPFSCETCGKCFIQKSALKMHQKTSHSGSRERSLACVACGTAVTCVDSLRKHLQTHAATIPCTCVICGRRLSSITDLRSHQQHHTVDRPHSCGLCGKSFKSSSYLKIHLKTHSGEKPFSCDTCGRMFTQHSSLKSHQVVHTGEKPFSCDTCGKCFSNTGNLNRHQRIHTGEKPFSCDTCGRSFNQGNSLKAHQQIHTGEKQFMCDKCGKSFSYLRNLKDHKCFYV; from the exons ATGTCGGATTTGGAGGTACAGGTAGGCTCCATTTTGGAGATGATGGTAAATGCGACAGTAACAGAAATTAGTAAAGTTATCAGCGGGTCTGCGGAAAGATATGCAGAAATGTCATCATGTgagactgaacacacacaaggGTCCTCCGAGGAGAAG GTGATCCAGCTCAGCGTCTTCATGATGTCTCTGGCTCGAGAAGCTGTGGAGAAGATCTGCCAGCTTTACCTCGACtgttcctctctgctgcagctggag CTCACACAGGGGGTTTCAGAGATGGAGGACCTGCGGAGGAGACTGAAGGAGGCTGAGACGGAGCTAAAGTTGGTGCTGGAAGGCAGCGGAGGCCaaaaggaggcagaggagcTGACAGAAGAGCTGTCGGAGGAGCTGATGGAGGAGCTGGCGGAGGAAAGCGGCATAGAGAAGGAGGACAGGAGGGCTCAGAATAACGGAGAGGCAGGAGAACCTGTGCAGAGCCAGCGCTCGAGGAGGAAGCGTCGCAGAG TAGGTTCTAGCAGAGATGCTGGAGTGCAGAGGTCCCCTATAATCCACCTGTGGAAAGGCAGAACATATGAG GACAGTGTCCAACCGGTGATAATAAAGGAGGAAGGCTTGGAGGCATTGGCGGACCAGGCGTCCTCTGACTCCGGTCAGTACAGAGAAGATCCGTGCCAGGACAACGACGACGACCCAGACTACCAG ATGGAGCCAGATGATCCAGATGACGGTGACCCGGGATTAACTACCAGACCTAAACGTGTTGTTAAGCCAAAGTCCCTTCGAGGTAGAGTGAGGAAGGAGAGTCAGAACCAGCAGCCTTTGAGCTGCAAATTCTGCAGGAAGACATTCACCAAACTGCTGCACCTGAAGGCTCACCAGGCCGTCCACGGGACCAGCACTGAGAAGCCTTTCCGCTGCTCTCAGTGCGGCAGAGGCTTCTCATTCCAGCGCAGCCTCAACGCTCACATTCTGCTTCATACAG GTGAGAGACCCCACACCTGTGATGTTTGTGGGAAGGGCTTCACTCTCAAGCAGCTGCTGAGGAACCACCAGCGCCTGCACGCCGAGGTCCGGCCGTTTCGCTGCGAGCAGTGCGGTAAGAGCTTCTACCGAGCCCACGGCCTAAAGATGCATCAGATGGTCCACACGGGGGAGCGGGCCTACGACTGCCAGTACTGCAGCAAGAGCTTCACCATACAGGGAAACCTGCAGCGCCACCTGCGCATTCACACCGGGGAGAAGCCCTTCAGGTGTGAGACTTGTGGCAAGAGCTTCAACCAGGCGGACACTCTGAAGGGCCATCAGCGGATACACACCGGGGAGCGTCCCTTCAGCTGCGAGACCTGCGGCAAGTGTTTCATCCAGAAGAGTGCCTTGAAGATGCACCAGAAGACTTCCCACTCAGGCTCCAGGGAGAGGTCTCTGGCCTGCGTGGCGTGCGGCACCGCAGTGACCTGTGTGGACTCGCTGCGCAAACACCTCCAGACCCACGCAGCGACCATCCCCTGTACGTGTGTGATCTGCGGCCGGCGGCTCAGCTCCATCACAGACCTGCGCTCGCACCAGCAGCACCACACCGTGGACCGGCCGCACAGCTGCGGGCTCTGCGGTAAGAGCTTCAAGTCGTCCAGCTACCTGAAGATTCACCTGAAGACGCATAGCGGGGAGAAGCCCTTCTCCTGCGACACCTGCGGACGCATGTTCACACAGCACAGCAGCCTTAAATCCCATCAG GTTGTCCACACGGGAGAGAAGCCGTTCAGCTGCGACACATGTGGGAAGTGTTTCAGCAACACGGGAAACCTGAACAGACACCAGCGCATCCACACCGGGGAGAAGCCATTCAGCTGCGACACGTGCGGCCGCAGCTTCAACCAGGGAAACAGCCTGAAAGCACACCAGCAGATACACACCGGGGAGAAACAGTTCATGTGCGACAAGTGCGGGAAGAGTTTCTCCTATCTGAGGAACCTGAAGGACCACAAGTGTTTCTACGTCTAA